A region of the Fusobacteria bacterium ZRK30 genome:
ATACCAGTAGCTACAGCAGGAGCTCTTCCATGGGCAGCTTGGTGAACATCACAATTGAAATATTTATATGCAAGTACAGAACATCCAACCGGTGCAACACCGATAGTTTCTCCTAATACTCCTAATTCTTCTAAAACTTCTCCAACTAATCTATGAACAATTCCGTGAGTACATCCAGGACAGTAGTGAGTTTTAGCATCTGTAAGTCCTTTTGTTTCTTTAAAAACAACTGCCATTATTTAGCACCTCCAACAAGTTTCTTAACTGCTTCTACAACGCCAGCAGGAGTTGGAATAACTCCACCAGTTCTTCCAAAGAATGCAGTAGGTAATTTACCATTTAAAGCTAATCTAACATCTTCGATCATTTGTCCTCTACTCATCTCAACTGTTAATACATTAGTTGTAGTAGAATCTATGTGATCAAATGCTTTCTTAGGGAATGGCCATAATGTAATTGGTCTGATTAGTCCAACTTTAATTCCATCTTTCTCTAAGGCATCGATAGCATTTTTTACAATTCTAGCAGTAGTTCCATAAGCAGCGATTACTATTTCAGCACCTTCTAACTTATATTCTTCCCATCTGCATTCATTTTCTTCCATTAAGTTATATTTTTCTTCTAATCTAATGATGTGATCTTCTAAATCTTGAGCGTCTAAGAATAAAGAGTTAATAACATTAGGTTTTCTCTCTTCTTTAGTTCCATCAGTTGACCATGTTTTGTCCTCTAATTTTCTATGAGGCATCTCTTTAAATTCAACTGGTTCCATCATTTGACCGATCATTCCATCAGCAACTACCATAACTGGAGTTCTGTATTGGTCAGCTACATCAAAAGCTTCTTGAATTAGGTCAACTGTTTCCTGGATAGATGCAGGTGCATATACCGGCATGAAGTAGTCTCCATTACCTCCACCTTTAACTGACATAAAGTAGTCAGATTGAGCAGGTTGAATCCCTCCTAAACCAGGACCCCCTCTCATCATATTTACTATAACAGCTGGTAATTCTGCTCCAGCTAAGTAAGAGATTCCCTCTTGCTTAAGTGCCATACCAGGTGAAGAAGATGAAGTCATTACTCTTGCTCCAGATCCTGCAGCACCATAAACCATGTTTATAGCAGCTACTTCAGATTCAGCTTGAACGAACTCTCCTCCAACTTCAGGAAGTTTTTTAGACATATATTCTGGAATTTCATTTTGTGGTGTGATAGGATAACCGAAGAAATATTTACATCCAGCTTTAATAGCTGCTGCACCGACTGCTTCGTTACCTTTCATAAGTACTTTAGACATTATTTTAGTCCCCCTTTATTAATTTCTTTCAACTGTGATAACAGAATCTGGACACATAAGACCACATTGAGCACAACCGATACATTTATCCTTATTTGCTTCACTTACGTGAGCCGGGTTATACCCCTTTGAGTTTGTAGTGGTTCTATCTAATTCAATTATCTTAACTGGACAGACAGACACACATAGTTGACAACCTTTGCAACGATCTGCATTAAAACTAACTATTCCTTTAGCCATTCTAAACCTCCTAATTTGTATTTACACGGGGTAGGCATAAGACACTACCTTTACGTTTAACTTACTTTTTTAACTCATCCAATTTTCTCTCATGATTAGAGAGGTAGTGATACAGATATCTTTTAATTCTTGAGGGAGCTGTTTTTCTACTTCCTCGATACACGATATATATTTAATTGGAAGATTCAATTTTTTAGAAACTTCCTCAGAAACTTTTTGACCAAATAAAACATCTTCCAATGTAGTTTTTCTCATCATATGAGTATTATTTACAAGGCCGGTAACCTTGATTCCAGTAGTTTTTTCTACAGCCTGTAAGTGAGCTATAACATCTTCGGCATTCTGTGTTTCAGGTCTATAAGCATTGATGATGAAGAACATATCATAATCATCAGGTCTAATTTCCTTAGAGTGACGTGCCAAAGCTCTAGCTCCTACATTATCTCCTCCAACATCCAAAATTAAGTTCCATTCATTACCTACGATCAATGTTTCAACTTCTCCACTGACAGCAGGAATATCAAGAGCTGTTCCCTCGATAGAACTGTATATAACTTTGATTCCCTGTTCTCTTAAAATTTCAGCTTTCTCCCTGCTTCTAAAATAGGGATTAACTACATCCATATCAGCAATGGCAACTTTGTCTTGAGACGCCTTAAGAGCCAAAGAATAGTTGATTGCAAATTCGGTTTTTCCACTTCCGTAGTGACCACAAATAATTCTAATTCTATTATCTTTTAGCATTTTGAACTCCTAAGTTACTATATTTTTAGTACATATAATTGATTATACTTTAAAATTGATGAAAAAGTCAACAAAAAAAAGCTTTTTTTTGATCGGATTAGAATTAAAATAGGATATTATGTTTTGATAACATACGGCCATAATAGGAGTAGCCTTGTATTTACAAAGAATTCCTATAAATCTATCTTTTTTTTATCTTTTGAGAAAAATAAAATTTAAATTTTTTAATTTTTTCGTTGACATAAAATTTAAAAATTGTATAATTTATATAGTAATATCATAATAAAAAATGGAGGTAAAATCATGTCAAAAAGATATATTCATACAGACAATGCACCAGCAGCATTAGGACCATATTCACAAGC
Encoded here:
- a CDS encoding 3-methyl-2-oxobutanoate dehydrogenase subunit VorB, which gives rise to MSKVLMKGNEAVGAAAIKAGCKYFFGYPITPQNEIPEYMSKKLPEVGGEFVQAESEVAAINMVYGAAGSGARVMTSSSSPGMALKQEGISYLAGAELPAVIVNMMRGGPGLGGIQPAQSDYFMSVKGGGNGDYFMPVYAPASIQETVDLIQEAFDVADQYRTPVMVVADGMIGQMMEPVEFKEMPHRKLEDKTWSTDGTKEERKPNVINSLFLDAQDLEDHIIRLEEKYNLMEENECRWEEYKLEGAEIVIAAYGTTARIVKNAIDALEKDGIKVGLIRPITLWPFPKKAFDHIDSTTTNVLTVEMSRGQMIEDVRLALNGKLPTAFFGRTGGVIPTPAGVVEAVKKLVGGAK
- a CDS encoding 4Fe-4S binding protein, coding for MAKGIVSFNADRCKGCQLCVSVCPVKIIELDRTTTNSKGYNPAHVSEANKDKCIGCAQCGLMCPDSVITVERN
- a CDS encoding ATP-binding protein gives rise to the protein MLKDNRIRIICGHYGSGKTEFAINYSLALKASQDKVAIADMDVVNPYFRSREKAEILREQGIKVIYSSIEGTALDIPAVSGEVETLIVGNEWNLILDVGGDNVGARALARHSKEIRPDDYDMFFIINAYRPETQNAEDVIAHLQAVEKTTGIKVTGLVNNTHMMRKTTLEDVLFGQKVSEEVSKKLNLPIKYISCIEEVEKQLPQELKDICITTSLIMRENWMS